Proteins encoded within one genomic window of Bacillus thermozeamaize:
- a CDS encoding glutathione peroxidase: MSVYQFEVQTAHGETKSLEDYKGKVLLIVNTASKCGFTPQFEDLQKLYDKYKEYGFEVLGFPCNQFGGQEPGSSEEAVAFCQRNYGVTFPVFAKIEVNGTNAHPLFQYLKKQAPFKGFDEETAPGRLLKQLIAEKYPEYYLGNEIKWNFTKFLIDRNGQVVRRYEPTEEPLDFEQDIAQMVQTPAV; the protein is encoded by the coding sequence ATGTCCGTCTATCAATTTGAGGTACAAACAGCCCATGGAGAAACAAAATCACTGGAAGATTATAAGGGTAAGGTCCTGCTCATCGTGAATACGGCGAGTAAATGCGGATTTACACCGCAATTCGAGGACCTGCAAAAATTATATGACAAGTATAAGGAATATGGTTTTGAAGTGTTGGGCTTTCCGTGCAACCAATTTGGCGGCCAGGAGCCTGGTTCCAGCGAAGAAGCGGTGGCCTTTTGCCAGCGGAACTACGGGGTTACTTTTCCGGTCTTTGCAAAAATTGAGGTGAACGGAACAAACGCACACCCATTGTTTCAATACCTAAAAAAACAGGCACCGTTTAAGGGGTTTGACGAAGAAACCGCACCCGGAAGATTGTTGAAGCAACTCATCGCCGAAAAGTACCCGGAATACTATTTGGGAAATGAAATCAAGTGGAATTTCACCAAGTTTCTGATCGACCGGAACGGCCAAGTCGTACGCCGTTACGAACCGACAGAAGAACCGTTGGATTTTGAACAGGATATCGCGCAAATGGTTCAAACGCCGGCCGTTTAA